One genomic segment of Bacteroidota bacterium includes these proteins:
- a CDS encoding VCBS repeat-containing protein, protein MKLAPIVLATLISFILFSCSSNKNSKDKLNDWKFTENIDQNKIEPLDTETGKMFDILTGASTGVAFNNEVKETYELNYYRYGYSYNGAGVGICDLNNDGLMDIFFTGNVVKDKLFLNKGNLQFEDVSDKSNINTLPGWSTGVAFVDINEDGFMDIYVCRARYDEADKRRNLLWVNNGDMTYTERAKEYGIDDDSFSTQANFFDADNDGDLDLYIVTHPTDFKDKNKQKNFQKIEEGTNTSDRFYRNMGNSKYVESHIESGINNHGFGLSVTAGDINNDGWQDLFVGNDYIMHDYTYINQKDGTFKEMSKELLYKTSYYGMGTDVADINNDGLLDMMTVDMAIEGNYGSKTFMQSNKQTFLRTLVNAGYLQQYGRNALQLNNGEGKFSEIANFAGVSTTGWSWSPLFVDFDNDGFKDLYVSNGFLKDSHMDVMETYIKLVRANRLSDSTDYYNLRAQLPENSVLMFPNAMFKNNGDLSFDDVREDWGLYHPSMTYGAAYADLDNDGDVDIVCNNANYPAFVIRNNSEKRSTNNYLRVALKGEKANPYGLGAKVYVTVKDQTQFIQMEMVKGYMSSSEPVAHFGVNNAETVDKVVVLWLNGKENVMTNVPVNQVLTFDIKDAIIAPKSEAPSTNLFFASASNNLNINYNYEKNAFDDFDREFMIPHELSNMGPGIASGDINGDGLDDLFFGGAKNASGVLYTQNMDGTFSQSNAYSAAGEDKVSEDMAALFIDVDGDGDLDLYVVSGGSDFPKDDVHLQDRLYINNNGSFTWQKDALPSMITSSSVAIAGDYDNDGDMDIFVGGRVIPGNYPVAARSYILKNDGGKFSDVTGSIAPDLVSPGLVSAALWTDFDNDGNLDLIINGEWMPITVFQNQKGKFANITANAGLDQTTGWWNSLAAGDFDNDGDIDYLAGNFGLNCRYKPKNKPIELFYDDYDNNGIYDIIMGYYQGDKLYPIKTRERMIEQMPQIAEIFPNWDSYGRAEIWDFFGKKRMEESKYRFKANTFQSSYIQNLGNGKFSIHPLNNELQISSVFGIVPMDINNDGNLDFISHGNWYEMEIETNIQDASIGNIMLGNGDGTFTSMPARFSGFLSTGNTKALSVITTGKSNKPALITTNSSGAVQAFNFTPANQVIKLNANDRYAEIALKNGGVRRMEFYSGAGYLSQSSKIIVVTDDMQAITIFDNKGTQRNVFNNKGLLTAK, encoded by the coding sequence ATGAAATTGGCACCGATTGTATTGGCAACCCTTATTTCGTTTATTTTATTTAGCTGTTCTTCAAATAAAAACAGCAAGGATAAATTAAATGATTGGAAATTTACAGAGAACATTGATCAAAATAAGATTGAACCTCTGGATACTGAAACTGGAAAAATGTTTGATATCCTAACCGGTGCTTCTACCGGAGTTGCATTTAATAATGAAGTAAAAGAAACATATGAATTAAACTATTACCGTTATGGCTATTCTTATAACGGAGCAGGTGTTGGAATTTGCGATTTAAATAATGACGGCCTAATGGATATTTTCTTTACAGGAAATGTGGTGAAGGATAAATTATTCCTAAATAAAGGAAATCTTCAATTTGAAGACGTCTCTGATAAATCAAATATTAATACCCTACCCGGATGGAGCACCGGTGTTGCTTTTGTTGACATCAATGAAGATGGATTTATGGATATCTATGTGTGTCGTGCACGCTATGACGAAGCGGATAAAAGAAGAAACCTGCTTTGGGTAAATAATGGCGATATGACCTATACTGAAAGAGCAAAAGAATATGGAATTGATGATGATAGCTTTTCAACTCAAGCCAACTTTTTTGATGCGGATAATGATGGAGATCTCGATTTATATATCGTAACCCACCCTACTGATTTTAAAGATAAAAACAAACAAAAGAATTTTCAGAAAATTGAAGAAGGCACAAATACTAGTGACCGTTTTTATCGCAACATGGGTAATAGTAAATATGTTGAATCCCATATAGAATCTGGAATAAATAATCATGGATTCGGCTTATCTGTAACTGCAGGTGATATAAATAATGATGGCTGGCAGGATTTATTTGTAGGTAATGATTATATCATGCATGATTATACTTACATCAATCAAAAAGATGGAACATTTAAAGAAATGTCTAAGGAGTTATTATATAAAACTTCTTATTATGGAATGGGCACAGATGTAGCCGATATTAATAATGATGGTTTGTTAGATATGATGACAGTAGATATGGCTATTGAAGGTAACTATGGCTCAAAAACATTTATGCAATCCAATAAGCAAACATTTTTAAGGACTTTAGTTAATGCTGGTTATTTACAACAATATGGTAGAAATGCTCTTCAATTAAATAATGGAGAAGGAAAATTTAGTGAAATCGCAAACTTTGCTGGAGTAAGTACTACTGGATGGAGTTGGTCGCCCTTGTTTGTAGATTTTGATAATGATGGTTTTAAAGATTTATATGTATCCAATGGCTTTCTAAAAGATAGCCATATGGATGTTATGGAAACTTATATAAAACTAGTTCGTGCTAATCGTCTTTCTGATTCTACAGATTATTATAATCTGAGAGCACAATTGCCTGAAAATTCTGTATTGATGTTCCCCAATGCTATGTTTAAAAACAATGGTGATCTTTCATTTGATGATGTGCGTGAAGATTGGGGTTTATACCATCCTTCAATGACTTATGGGGCAGCTTATGCGGATTTGGATAACGACGGTGATGTAGATATTGTTTGTAATAACGCAAACTACCCCGCATTTGTAATTCGTAACAATTCTGAAAAAAGAAGCACTAACAATTATTTACGTGTTGCTCTTAAAGGTGAAAAAGCAAACCCTTATGGGTTAGGTGCTAAAGTTTATGTAACTGTGAAAGATCAAACACAATTTATTCAAATGGAAATGGTAAAAGGCTATATGTCTAGTTCAGAACCAGTTGCTCATTTCGGAGTAAATAATGCAGAAACAGTTGATAAAGTAGTTGTATTATGGTTGAATGGAAAAGAAAATGTTATGACCAATGTTCCAGTAAATCAGGTATTAACTTTTGATATTAAAGATGCAATAATAGCTCCTAAATCAGAAGCCCCCTCTACCAACTTATTCTTTGCATCGGCATCTAATAATTTGAATATCAATTACAATTATGAGAAAAATGCATTCGATGATTTCGACAGAGAATTTATGATCCCTCACGAATTAAGTAATATGGGTCCCGGAATTGCTTCAGGTGATATTAATGGTGATGGTCTTGATGATCTATTCTTTGGTGGTGCGAAAAATGCAAGCGGTGTGCTTTATACTCAAAACATGGATGGAACATTTAGTCAGAGCAACGCATATTCAGCAGCCGGAGAAGATAAAGTTTCAGAAGATATGGCTGCACTTTTTATTGATGTCGATGGTGACGGCGATTTAGATTTATATGTTGTAAGTGGTGGAAGTGATTTCCCCAAAGATGATGTACACTTACAAGATAGATTATACATTAATAATAATGGCAGTTTCACCTGGCAAAAAGATGCTTTACCTTCTATGATTACAAGTAGCTCCGTAGCAATAGCCGGCGATTATGATAATGATGGCGACATGGATATTTTCGTTGGTGGAAGAGTGATTCCAGGTAACTATCCTGTTGCTGCAAGAAGTTATATTCTTAAAAATGATGGCGGTAAATTCAGTGATGTTACAGGAAGCATTGCACCTGACTTAGTTTCTCCGGGTTTAGTGTCTGCTGCATTGTGGACTGACTTTGATAACGACGGTAATTTAGATTTAATAATCAATGGTGAATGGATGCCTATCACCGTATTTCAAAATCAAAAAGGCAAGTTCGCAAATATTACCGCCAATGCTGGCCTTGACCAAACTACTGGTTGGTGGAACAGCTTAGCTGCAGGTGATTTTGACAATGATGGTGATATAGATTATCTGGCCGGTAACTTCGGTTTAAACTGTCGTTACAAACCTAAAAATAAACCAATCGAATTATTCTATGATGATTATGACAATAATGGTATTTACGATATCATCATGGGTTATTATCAAGGCGATAAATTATATCCAATAAAAACTCGTGAAAGGATGATAGAACAAATGCCTCAAATTGCAGAAATATTCCCTAACTGGGATAGTTATGGTCGTGCAGAAATTTGGGACTTTTTTGGTAAAAAACGTATGGAAGAATCAAAGTATCGCTTTAAGGCAAATACATTCCAAAGCAGTTATATCCAAAACTTAGGTAACGGAAAATTTTCAATACATCCACTTAATAATGAATTACAAATTTCATCTGTCTTCGGAATAGTACCAATGGATATTAATAATGATGGTAACCTCGACTTTATAAGTCATGGTAATTGGTATGAGATGGAAATAGAAACAAATATTCAGGATGCAAGTATTGGCAATATTATGCTTGGCAATGGCGATGGAACATTTACATCAATGCCTGCAAGATTTAGCGGTTTCCTTTCTACAGGAAATACTAAAGCATTATCTGTAATTACAACAGGTAAATCAAATAAACCTGCATTAATTACAACCAACAGTAGTGGAGCAGTTCAAGCATTTAATTTTACACCTGCTAATCAGGTAATTAAATTAAATGCAAATGACAGATACGCTGAAATTGCTTTAAAAAATGGCGGTGTTCGTCGCATGGAATTTTATAGTGGTGCGGGATATCTTTCTCAAAGCAGTAAAATAATTGTGGTTACTGATGATATGCAGGCAATTACAATATTCGATAACAAAGGCACTCAAAGAAATGTATTTAATAACAAAGGTTTATTAACCGCTAAATAA
- a CDS encoding vanadium-dependent haloperoxidase, translated as MKIKHYLFLVIAGLIVANSGCKKSTDVDAVNPYYNSVSTPSSELSGEFLIDWWKQLFSFVQSERIGPPDASRMFAYISTAIYEAQLPGNPDYLTLAGQLNGLKELPRPDKDEVYDWTAVTNEAIYYVQDEMLARFLPAGVSSINELHSKQIEECSKVSPPDVIERSLKYGHELADAIIAWSETDNYEQTRYMQYKSPSREGHSDYWEPTDFNGVAAEPFWGTVRPFAIKEAKQCDSNMKFAWSMDSSANMYKEVLQVYTVDKNLTEDQRITAQFWSDDQGESSGPPGHWLTIVGNFVSTENMSLSQAAEIYALTSISMADACVAVWFTKFRVNLVRPKTMINEYFEKGWEPYVETPSFPGYTSGHSGFSGAAATVLTSLIGDNKSFIDSSHMDVGLLPRTMKSFNEAAEEAAFSRMYGGIHYTCEILDGLEQGKCAANEILNNVIINAKRQDVTGKKKDTEMSKSEDEESAM; from the coding sequence ATGAAAATTAAACACTATCTATTTCTTGTTATTGCGGGTTTAATCGTTGCCAATTCAGGATGTAAAAAATCCACAGATGTTGATGCAGTTAATCCTTATTATAACTCCGTGTCAACACCCAGCAGCGAGCTTTCAGGCGAGTTTCTGATTGATTGGTGGAAGCAATTATTTTCTTTTGTTCAAAGCGAAAGAATAGGGCCTCCTGATGCTTCCCGCATGTTCGCCTATATTTCTACTGCTATTTATGAAGCTCAGCTTCCGGGAAATCCTGATTATCTAACACTTGCAGGTCAATTGAATGGTTTGAAGGAATTACCAAGACCTGATAAAGATGAAGTATATGATTGGACTGCAGTAACTAATGAAGCTATTTATTATGTGCAGGATGAAATGCTCGCAAGGTTCTTACCTGCTGGTGTTTCTTCTATTAATGAATTGCATTCAAAACAGATTGAAGAGTGTTCTAAAGTTTCACCACCCGATGTTATTGAAAGATCTTTAAAATATGGTCATGAGCTTGCCGATGCAATTATTGCATGGAGTGAAACTGATAATTATGAGCAAACGAGATATATGCAATATAAGTCTCCATCCAGAGAAGGACACTCTGATTACTGGGAGCCAACTGATTTTAACGGGGTGGCTGCTGAACCTTTTTGGGGAACAGTTAGGCCTTTTGCAATTAAAGAAGCGAAGCAGTGCGATTCTAATATGAAGTTCGCTTGGTCTATGGATTCTTCTGCTAATATGTATAAAGAAGTTTTGCAGGTGTATACAGTGGATAAAAATCTTACAGAAGACCAAAGAATTACAGCTCAATTTTGGTCTGACGACCAGGGTGAATCCTCAGGTCCTCCAGGCCATTGGTTAACTATAGTTGGAAATTTTGTGAGTACAGAGAATATGAGCTTGAGTCAAGCAGCAGAAATTTATGCTTTAACTTCAATATCTATGGCCGACGCTTGTGTTGCAGTATGGTTTACAAAGTTTCGTGTGAATCTGGTAAGACCAAAAACGATGATTAATGAGTATTTTGAAAAAGGATGGGAACCCTACGTGGAAACACCATCTTTCCCTGGATATACTTCCGGACATTCCGGATTTTCAGGTGCTGCAGCTACAGTTTTAACCTCATTGATTGGGGATAATAAATCTTTTATTGATAGTTCTCACATGGATGTGGGTCTGCTACCACGCACAATGAAATCCTTCAACGAGGCTGCAGAAGAAGCTGCATTTTCACGCATGTATGGAGGCATCCATTATACTTGTGAAATTCTAGATGGACTTGAACAAGGTAAATGTGCTGCAAATGAAATTTTAAATAATGTGATAATCAATGCAAAAAGACAAGATGTTACCGGTAAAAAGAAAGATACCGAAATGTCAAAATCTGAGGATGAAGAATCTGCAATGTAA
- a CDS encoding RNA methyltransferase, with product MSYTIIATTFKGLEQILADELFQLGATDVQVINRAVSFTGDDSLLYASNIHLRTALRILKPILHFDFNDDKSYYENIYAFPWENYFNVEQTFAIDFVVYSEMFRNTQFAALRMKDAIVDRFRDVIKSRPSIDIKSPQIKFNLHINENHVNISLDSSGEPLFKRGYRNSQHEAPLNEVLAAGMILISGWDKRTGFFDPMCGTGTLPIEAALIAYNIAPGLIRKEYAFKNWPDYNRILYRQLLLDANAAIQTTKVFIDGSDLEKKYIMAARENAMHALVDDKINFFIKPFDICDPPPSSSMIIMNPPYGQRIGASGITDFYNMIGNTMKSKYAGKIIWLLTSNVEAMKSIGLKPSVKLPLYNGALECRFLKFEMYSGSKKAIKN from the coding sequence GTGTCATATACAATTATAGCAACAACATTTAAAGGTCTGGAACAAATATTAGCAGATGAATTATTTCAGTTAGGGGCCACTGATGTACAAGTAATAAACAGAGCAGTTTCATTTACCGGTGATGATTCTTTATTATATGCAAGTAATATTCATCTTAGAACTGCATTGAGAATTTTAAAACCGATTTTGCATTTTGATTTTAATGATGATAAAAGTTATTACGAAAACATTTATGCATTTCCCTGGGAAAATTATTTTAATGTAGAACAGACTTTTGCAATTGATTTTGTTGTCTATTCCGAAATGTTCAGAAACACACAATTTGCTGCATTACGAATGAAGGATGCAATAGTTGATAGGTTCAGAGATGTAATTAAAAGCAGACCTTCTATTGATATAAAATCTCCACAAATAAAATTCAATTTGCACATCAATGAAAATCATGTAAATATTTCATTGGATAGTTCTGGTGAACCATTATTTAAAAGAGGTTATCGCAATTCACAACATGAAGCACCATTAAATGAAGTATTAGCAGCGGGTATGATATTGATAAGTGGTTGGGATAAACGCACTGGTTTTTTTGATCCGATGTGTGGAACTGGCACCTTACCAATTGAAGCAGCATTAATTGCTTATAACATTGCACCGGGATTAATTCGTAAAGAATACGCATTTAAAAACTGGCCAGACTATAACCGCATTTTATACAGACAATTGTTATTGGATGCAAATGCAGCAATTCAAACAACGAAAGTTTTTATAGATGGATCTGACTTAGAGAAGAAATATATTATGGCTGCTCGTGAAAATGCGATGCATGCATTAGTGGATGATAAAATTAATTTTTTTATTAAGCCATTTGATATTTGCGATCCTCCACCATCCAGCTCTATGATTATAATGAATCCTCCCTATGGACAAAGAATTGGTGCTTCCGGAATTACAGATTTTTATAACATGATTGGAAATACAATGAAATCAAAATATGCCGGTAAAATAATTTGGTTGCTTACTTCTAATGTGGAAGCAATGAAGTCAATTGGTTTGAAACCATCTGTGAAATTACCTCTATATAATGGAGCACTGGAATGTCGTTTTCTTAAGTTTGAAATGTACAGCGGGTCAAAAAAAGCAATAAAAAATTGA
- the pyrR gene encoding bifunctional pyr operon transcriptional regulator/uracil phosphoribosyltransferase PyrR — MQSRVILDNQKFALTIERLCHQLIENHQDFNNTCIIGLQPRGIFLSQRILQTLTHLLPDTQIQYGVLDTTFYRDDFRHQEKPLIPNQTHLDFSIENKEIVLIDDVFYTGRTIRAGLDALLDYGRPAKIELLVLIDRRLSRHVPISPDYVGKTVDSVTSEKVRVEWKENGGKDEVWIVPFKIVK, encoded by the coding sequence ATGCAAAGCAGAGTAATTCTCGACAACCAGAAGTTTGCTCTTACCATCGAGAGGCTTTGTCATCAATTGATAGAGAACCACCAGGATTTTAATAATACTTGCATCATCGGTCTTCAGCCTCGTGGGATATTTTTATCGCAACGCATTCTCCAAACATTAACTCATTTATTGCCTGATACACAAATCCAATATGGTGTATTGGATACTACATTTTACAGAGATGATTTCCGCCATCAGGAAAAACCTTTAATTCCAAATCAAACGCATCTTGATTTTTCAATTGAGAATAAAGAAATCGTTTTAATTGATGATGTGTTTTATACAGGTCGTACTATTCGTGCTGGTTTAGATGCGTTATTGGATTATGGTCGCCCTGCAAAGATTGAATTGTTAGTGTTGATTGATCGCAGATTAAGCAGACATGTTCCTATCAGTCCGGATTATGTAGGTAAAACAGTCGATTCGGTTACTTCAGAAAAAGTGAGAGTAGAATGGAAGGAAAATGGTGGTAAAGATGAGGTATGGATTGTTCCATTTAAAATTGTAAAATGA
- a CDS encoding aspartate carbamoyltransferase catalytic subunit produces the protein MSSLSVKHLIAIKDLQADDLQLIIKTADNFKEVLNRPIKKVPSLRDITIANIFFENSTRTRISFELAEKRLSADIINFSASASSVKKGESLLDTVNNILAMKVDMVVMRHQSPGAPVFLSRHIDANIINAGDGTHEHPTQALLDVFSIREQLGKRNGKVPSDFKGLKVAIIGDIMHSRVALSNIYALKKLGAEVTVCGPPTLIPAFIESLGVQVTYNVKEALQWCDVANVLRIQLERQDIKFFPSLREYALYFGINRKLLESINKEIIIMHPGPINRGVEITSDVADSGQSIILQQVENGVAVRMAVLYLLAGRIEMN, from the coding sequence ATGAGCAGCTTAAGTGTAAAACATTTGATAGCTATAAAAGATCTGCAAGCAGATGATTTACAATTGATAATTAAAACCGCTGATAATTTTAAAGAAGTACTGAATAGACCTATTAAAAAAGTACCATCACTCAGAGATATTACCATTGCCAATATTTTTTTTGAAAATAGCACTCGTACAAGAATATCTTTTGAACTTGCTGAAAAAAGATTATCAGCCGATATCATAAATTTTTCTGCCTCTGCATCCAGTGTAAAAAAGGGTGAGTCGCTTTTAGATACAGTGAATAATATTCTTGCCATGAAAGTGGATATGGTAGTGATGCGACATCAAAGTCCGGGGGCTCCTGTTTTTCTTAGCAGACATATTGATGCAAATATTATTAATGCGGGTGATGGCACACACGAACATCCTACACAAGCATTGTTAGATGTTTTTTCGATTAGAGAACAGCTTGGAAAAAGAAATGGTAAAGTACCTTCAGATTTTAAAGGATTGAAGGTTGCAATTATCGGCGACATCATGCATAGCCGGGTTGCACTGAGTAATATTTATGCATTAAAAAAATTAGGTGCAGAAGTTACAGTATGCGGTCCGCCAACATTAATTCCTGCATTTATAGAATCGTTAGGAGTGCAAGTAACTTACAATGTAAAAGAAGCATTGCAATGGTGTGATGTAGCAAATGTATTGCGCATTCAATTAGAAAGACAAGACATAAAGTTTTTCCCTAGCTTACGTGAATATGCATTGTATTTTGGTATCAATCGCAAACTGTTAGAATCAATAAATAAGGAAATAATTATTATGCATCCCGGCCCGATAAATAGGGGAGTGGAGATTACAAGTGATGTGGCTGATTCCGGTCAATCTATTATTCTTCAACAAGTAGAAAATGGAGTTGCTGTACGCATGGCAGTGTTATATTTACTTGCAGGAAGAATTGAAATGAATTAA
- a CDS encoding NAD(P)-dependent glycerol-3-phosphate dehydrogenase, translating to MSDKKTVGVIGAGSFGTVVANLLAPNRTVYLYVRKAEQVEEMRLKKISSNQILHDNIIPVDDLALVAEKCKLIFPVVPSQNFKEMIQSIAPYLKPDHILIHGTKGLALKGKGKKSLQEKGIIAKEHVLTMSQLIAKESVVVRIGCLAGPNLSKEMAKGLPAATVLASRFDEVILKGQAALKSERFQVYGSQDIFGVELAGVLKNILAIGSGVVSGLELGENARALLITKGLAEIITLTKAMGAEVKSFLGLAGIGDIIATCTSPTSRNFTVGYRLAKGERIEQIVESMEETAEGVNTLNIAHGLANYYSINCPIITSLHKGIFENLSIEAGMSYLMKYNFSRDVEFI from the coding sequence ATGTCGGATAAGAAAACAGTAGGTGTAATTGGTGCCGGTAGTTTCGGTACAGTTGTAGCAAATCTGCTTGCTCCAAATAGAACCGTGTATTTGTATGTGCGCAAAGCAGAACAAGTAGAAGAAATGCGATTGAAAAAAATCAGTTCTAATCAAATTTTACATGATAATATTATTCCTGTAGATGATCTTGCATTAGTTGCAGAAAAATGCAAACTCATATTTCCTGTGGTGCCTTCGCAAAATTTTAAAGAGATGATTCAAAGCATTGCACCGTATTTAAAACCGGATCATATTTTAATACATGGCACAAAAGGATTAGCATTAAAAGGTAAAGGAAAAAAGAGCTTACAGGAAAAAGGAATTATTGCTAAAGAACATGTGCTAACAATGAGTCAATTGATAGCTAAAGAAAGTGTAGTGGTTCGTATAGGATGTTTGGCTGGTCCTAATCTTTCAAAAGAAATGGCGAAAGGATTACCGGCAGCTACAGTTTTAGCAAGCCGATTTGATGAAGTGATTTTAAAAGGTCAAGCTGCATTAAAAAGCGAAAGGTTTCAGGTGTATGGAAGTCAGGATATTTTTGGTGTGGAACTGGCTGGAGTTTTAAAAAATATATTAGCAATTGGCAGCGGTGTAGTAAGTGGATTAGAGCTTGGTGAAAATGCAAGAGCCTTATTAATTACAAAAGGATTAGCTGAAATAATTACACTAACCAAAGCAATGGGCGCTGAAGTAAAATCATTTTTAGGTTTAGCAGGTATTGGAGATATTATTGCTACTTGCACATCACCAACCAGTAGAAATTTTACTGTAGGTTATCGTCTTGCAAAAGGAGAAAGAATTGAACAAATAGTAGAGAGTATGGAAGAAACTGCAGAAGGAGTAAATACATTAAATATTGCGCATGGTCTTGCAAATTATTATTCTATCAATTGCCCGATAATAACATCATTACACAAAGGCATTTTCGAAAATTTAAGTATTGAAGCAGGTATGTCTTATCTGATGAAATATAATTTCAGCAGAGATGTAGAATTTATTTAA
- a CDS encoding 1-acyl-sn-glycerol-3-phosphate acyltransferase, which yields MKEEQKNTSKIFPDIEPDYNEWPIVKISRARKKIIDEVVESTLQAIIKKHPTESDLQEVLAKAVYLEKARISGRVWSTDPKDDTEFWNSIKSKLVKADQQNNKNIDDEAALLREIIYRYAEEISGHFDIRTYRFAQRLVPFVFNRLLNSTRSKEFIRLFGNEKGLLKRINLVGETEQVRTLAKKGTIIMVPTHVSNIDSITVGWAISASGLPPFLYGAGLNLFSVKLLAFFMKRLGAYKLDRRKKNSIYLEALKQYSTNVISKDGHSLFFPGGTRSRSGELESNLKLGLLGTALEAQRLNVLQANGGDYKKIFVAPVTLNYSFVLEAPELIDEHLRNVGKERYFIQADKYSSSYKILKLLAKFFTASADFTIAFGKCMDIFGNEVNEDGESMDNTGRKIDITDYFKSDGVLSNDTQRDSEYARMLSEKILDAFRKNNVAMAGHIVAFAAFHYLQNKHQNSDLYSVLRMPEEFRRIPQADLLHSVTLLQQEILKLEKKGKIRLGPISHGPPLQVMNYGIKTLGIYHTVRPLLIDKKSGEIKCTDMKLLLFYHNHLVGYGLENHVG from the coding sequence ATGAAGGAAGAACAAAAAAATACAAGTAAAATATTCCCCGATATAGAACCAGATTATAATGAATGGCCCATAGTAAAGATTAGTAGAGCAAGAAAAAAAATAATTGATGAAGTGGTAGAATCCACATTGCAGGCAATTATAAAAAAACATCCGACAGAATCTGATTTGCAGGAAGTACTTGCCAAAGCAGTGTATTTAGAAAAGGCAAGAATTAGTGGTAGAGTTTGGAGTACAGATCCAAAAGATGATACAGAGTTTTGGAATTCCATTAAATCCAAATTAGTAAAAGCAGATCAGCAAAACAATAAAAATATTGACGATGAAGCTGCATTACTTCGTGAAATAATTTATCGCTATGCAGAAGAAATTTCCGGACATTTCGATATCAGAACTTATCGGTTTGCACAACGCTTAGTTCCATTTGTTTTTAATCGTTTATTAAACAGTACCCGCAGCAAAGAATTTATTCGCTTATTCGGAAATGAGAAAGGATTATTAAAACGCATTAATCTGGTAGGCGAAACAGAACAAGTGCGCACACTTGCAAAAAAAGGAACCATAATAATGGTACCAACACATGTAAGTAATATTGATAGCATTACAGTTGGTTGGGCAATTAGTGCAAGTGGTCTTCCTCCATTTTTATATGGTGCAGGATTAAATCTATTCAGTGTGAAATTGCTTGCATTTTTTATGAAACGTTTAGGTGCGTATAAATTAGACCGACGCAAAAAAAATTCAATTTATCTGGAAGCATTAAAACAATATAGCACGAATGTAATCAGCAAGGATGGACACAGTTTATTTTTTCCTGGTGGCACACGTTCACGAAGTGGTGAATTAGAATCCAATTTAAAACTTGGATTATTAGGTACTGCATTAGAAGCACAACGATTAAATGTGTTGCAAGCAAATGGTGGTGATTACAAAAAAATATTTGTTGCTCCAGTTACTCTTAATTATAGTTTTGTTTTAGAAGCACCGGAATTAATTGATGAACATTTGCGCAACGTTGGTAAAGAAAGATACTTTATTCAGGCAGATAAATATTCATCTTCTTATAAGATTTTAAAATTACTTGCGAAGTTTTTTACGGCAAGTGCCGACTTTACAATTGCCTTCGGAAAGTGTATGGATATTTTTGGCAATGAAGTAAATGAGGATGGTGAAAGCATGGATAATACCGGAAGAAAAATTGATATCACCGATTACTTTAAAAGTGATGGTGTACTTTCCAATGATACACAAAGAGATTCAGAATATGCACGCATGTTAAGTGAAAAAATTCTGGATGCATTTCGTAAAAATAATGTGGCAATGGCAGGGCATATTGTTGCCTTTGCAGCATTTCATTATTTGCAAAATAAACATCAAAACAGCGACTTATATTCTGTACTTCGAATGCCTGAAGAATTCAGAAGAATACCACAGGCTGATTTGCTGCATTCAGTTACTTTATTGCAACAGGAAATTTTGAAGCTTGAAAAGAAAGGAAAGATTCGTTTGGGACCAATTTCACATGGACCGCCTTTGCAAGTAATGAACTATGGAATAAAAACTCTGGGTATATATCATACAGTACGTCCTTTATTAATTGATAAAAAAAGTGGTGAAATAAAATGTACAGATATGAAACTGCTACTCTTTTATCACAATCATCTTGTTGGCTACGGATTAGAAAATCATGTCGGATAA
- the trxA gene encoding thioredoxin, producing MEELKRKSFTELINSDKPVLVDFSAEWCGPCKMMPPILKELSGKMGNAIQIIKIDVDKNPAVSNTYQIQGVPTLILFKNGEIKWRKSGVMPANVIEQEISQYIL from the coding sequence ATGGAAGAATTAAAAAGAAAAAGTTTTACGGAGTTAATTAATAGTGATAAACCTGTGTTAGTAGATTTTTCTGCTGAATGGTGTGGCCCATGTAAAATGATGCCTCCAATTCTAAAAGAATTATCTGGTAAAATGGGTAACGCAATTCAGATTATAAAAATTGATGTTGACAAAAATCCTGCTGTATCCAATACATATCAAATACAGGGAGTGCCAACATTAATATTATTTAAAAACGGAGAAATAAAGTGGAGAAAAAGTGGCGTGATGCCAGCCAATGTAATTGAGCAGGAAATCAGCCAATATATACTCTGA